One genomic region from Sulfurospirillum oryzae encodes:
- a CDS encoding glycosyltransferase family 2 protein, with product MKYFKYILLSLVITSLVQILIWTRSGDQIVLSPQIGEKLESLSYTPFSGFEKALKSDAEIAEDMKTIAQIARKVRTYAISDAKHVLENVKDTKLKVDVGLWLSGDKGANEAEIETLFELIKLYSPRISSIIVGNEVLLRADLTPDELYEYIDRVSKRTRIPVTTAEVQHVWLTNTELARHVDFICVHILPYWEKVPIEQTLAFAKEKYDAIAKMYPKKPITIGEFGWPSSGYNNEKAEATLTNQIAAITGFLEMAKAEKWTYNIVEAFDQPWKGVHEGSVGPYWGLFDTNKQPKFHFIKQTIINPLWRYQMAGSVFFGILLTFFGLRNQRVNFAHAITYAAAAQAMGFGIAMAATYPFIYYMNFGMWIMWTMGIILMLPLVIITLAKINELFKCTLGIAPERLAPLNLKSDHVPFVSIHVPAYKEQPHVLIETLDSLARMKYTNYEVLVVINNTPEEFYWKPIEEHCQKLGEKFVFLNITCKGFKAGALNEALKYTNEKAEILAVIDADYIVGENWLVDLVPLFDDPKVALVQAPQDHRDGKESLIKQAMNAEYAGFFDIGMVERNEENAIVAHGTMLMARLSAMHEVGDWTTYTIVEDSELGLRLFEAGYTAHYTNRRYGWGLLPDTVEAFRTQRHRWAYGAIQILKRHWRHFMPSSKTLTPYQKYHFVAGWFFWLSDAFGALTAFLNIFWVPFIIFVGVTIPTLPLTLPILVAFLVNILHAFILYHTRVKMSVKETMLSAIASMSLQLVIFKAVYDGFVKDGLPFKRTEKGGNTKKVNKSPIRHEMILATLLTISFFALYFTNFTRITEIYVFAFTLLIQSIPYYSAIILRIIELQSLKPQK from the coding sequence TTGAAATACTTCAAATATATTCTACTTTCCCTCGTTATCACATCCCTTGTTCAAATACTTATATGGACAAGATCCGGCGACCAAATCGTCCTTTCACCTCAAATTGGTGAAAAACTCGAGTCTCTTTCTTACACACCATTCAGTGGATTTGAGAAAGCCCTTAAGAGCGATGCTGAGATTGCAGAAGACATGAAAACAATCGCGCAGATTGCACGAAAAGTGCGAACTTACGCCATCTCTGATGCCAAACATGTTTTGGAAAATGTAAAAGATACTAAACTTAAAGTCGATGTCGGTCTTTGGCTCTCAGGAGATAAAGGTGCCAATGAAGCTGAGATAGAAACACTCTTTGAATTGATCAAACTGTACAGCCCTAGAATTTCTTCCATTATCGTAGGAAACGAGGTTCTTTTACGTGCAGATTTGACCCCTGATGAACTCTATGAATATATTGACCGTGTTTCTAAGCGTACACGTATTCCCGTAACAACAGCGGAAGTTCAACACGTTTGGCTTACCAATACTGAACTAGCGCGCCATGTTGATTTTATTTGTGTGCACATCTTGCCGTATTGGGAAAAAGTGCCAATAGAGCAAACTTTGGCGTTTGCGAAAGAAAAATACGATGCCATTGCTAAAATGTATCCTAAAAAACCAATTACCATCGGGGAGTTTGGTTGGCCAAGCAGTGGTTATAATAACGAGAAAGCGGAAGCAACACTCACCAATCAAATTGCCGCAATTACAGGCTTTTTGGAGATGGCTAAGGCTGAAAAGTGGACGTATAATATCGTTGAAGCGTTTGATCAACCATGGAAAGGCGTGCACGAAGGAAGTGTTGGACCGTACTGGGGTCTTTTTGATACCAATAAGCAACCCAAATTTCACTTTATTAAACAAACTATTATCAATCCACTCTGGCGTTATCAGATGGCAGGCTCCGTTTTCTTTGGAATTCTGCTGACATTCTTTGGTTTGAGAAATCAACGCGTAAACTTTGCCCATGCCATCACGTATGCAGCAGCAGCTCAAGCGATGGGCTTTGGTATTGCAATGGCAGCGACGTATCCCTTTATCTATTACATGAACTTTGGTATGTGGATTATGTGGACGATGGGAATCATCTTGATGCTTCCTTTGGTCATTATCACGCTTGCTAAAATCAATGAACTCTTTAAATGTACATTAGGAATCGCACCTGAGCGTTTAGCACCACTTAATCTCAAATCAGATCATGTGCCATTTGTCTCTATTCATGTTCCTGCGTACAAAGAGCAACCGCATGTTCTCATTGAAACACTAGACTCTTTAGCTCGTATGAAATATACCAATTATGAAGTTTTGGTCGTTATCAACAACACACCTGAAGAGTTTTACTGGAAGCCTATTGAAGAACATTGTCAAAAACTGGGTGAAAAATTTGTCTTCTTGAACATTACATGTAAAGGCTTTAAAGCAGGTGCTCTTAATGAAGCGCTTAAATATACCAATGAAAAAGCCGAAATCTTAGCCGTTATTGATGCGGATTACATCGTGGGTGAAAACTGGCTGGTTGATCTTGTTCCACTTTTTGATGATCCTAAAGTGGCTCTTGTGCAAGCACCACAAGATCACCGCGATGGTAAAGAATCACTCATCAAACAAGCGATGAATGCAGAATATGCAGGTTTCTTTGACATCGGTATGGTTGAGCGAAACGAAGAAAATGCCATCGTAGCCCATGGAACAATGCTTATGGCAAGACTTTCTGCTATGCATGAAGTAGGAGACTGGACAACCTATACCATTGTTGAAGACTCAGAGCTTGGACTTCGTCTTTTTGAAGCAGGTTACACTGCGCACTATACAAATAGACGCTACGGTTGGGGACTACTTCCAGATACGGTTGAAGCTTTCCGTACGCAACGTCATCGCTGGGCGTATGGTGCGATTCAGATTTTAAAACGTCACTGGCGTCATTTTATGCCTTCATCCAAAACCTTAACACCTTACCAAAAATATCACTTTGTGGCGGGTTGGTTCTTCTGGCTCTCCGATGCCTTTGGTGCCTTAACTGCCTTTTTAAATATTTTCTGGGTTCCATTCATTATCTTTGTAGGTGTAACGATCCCAACGCTACCCCTTACGCTTCCTATTTTAGTCGCATTTTTGGTCAACATTTTGCATGCGTTTATCTTGTATCACACCAGAGTGAAGATGAGTGTCAAAGAGACCATGTTAAGCGCGATTGCATCTATGAGTTTGCAACTTGTTATTTTTAAAGCAGTTTACGATGGTTTTGTTAAAGACGGACTTCCTTTCAAACGTACTGAAAAAGGTGGCAACACTAAAAAAGTCAACAAAAGCCCTATTCGTCATGAGATGATTTTAGCGACTTTGCTTACCATCTCATTCTTTGCGCTTTACTTTACAAACTTTACGCGTATCACTGAAATTTATGTTTTTGCATTTACTCTTTTAATTCAGAGTATTCCATACTACTCTGCAATTATTCTTCGTATCATCGAACTTCAATCTCTCAAACCTCAAAAGTAG
- a CDS encoding ABC-F family ATP-binding cassette domain-containing protein, producing MVEVNNLTMRFAHQLLFENINLKLDKGKRYGLIGANGAGKTTFLKILSRQIEPTSGNISIENGLRVGVLNQNQYAFEEFTLKDAVMYGNKRLFDAIKEKEHLYATGDFSDDKVNDRLAELEIICAEEDPTYEVDVNIEKILASLGFPVSAQDSLMSELTGGDKFKILLAQVLYPKPDVLFLDEPTNNLDLEAISWLEEQLIRHEGTMVVISHDRHFLNSVVTNILDVDFKKIREFTGNYDEWYMAANLIAKQQEMDRDKKLKEKEELEAFVRRFSANASKAKQATSRQKRLEKLDIADIQTSSRRDPSIVFRMGRDIGNEVLEVEGIEKSYGDQKVLHNISFKVEKGEKIALIGHNGVGKTTLCNILMEQLASDTGTVKWGATIIPSYFPQNTTDMITGDSQLFEWLQQYDEKKDLDEIRKCLGRMLFSGEEQKKSVSQLSGGEKHRMMLSKMMLQKGNFLVLDEPDNHLDLEAIIALGEGLFKFAGNVICVTHDRELIDAFANRIIELHPDGTMIDFKGDYEAFRETYGR from the coding sequence ATGGTCGAAGTGAACAACCTAACGATGCGTTTTGCGCATCAGCTTTTATTTGAAAATATCAATCTAAAACTTGATAAAGGTAAGCGTTATGGGCTTATTGGTGCGAATGGTGCGGGTAAAACAACCTTTTTGAAAATTTTATCACGTCAGATTGAGCCAACGAGTGGCAACATTTCTATTGAAAATGGATTACGTGTCGGTGTTTTAAATCAAAATCAATATGCGTTTGAAGAGTTTACACTGAAAGATGCCGTAATGTATGGCAATAAACGTCTTTTTGATGCCATTAAAGAGAAAGAGCATCTCTATGCTACAGGCGATTTTTCTGACGATAAAGTGAACGATCGTTTGGCGGAGCTTGAAATCATCTGTGCGGAAGAAGATCCAACCTATGAAGTGGACGTTAATATCGAAAAGATTTTAGCATCCTTAGGCTTTCCTGTTAGTGCGCAGGATAGTTTGATGAGTGAACTAACCGGTGGCGATAAATTTAAGATTTTGCTCGCCCAAGTGCTTTACCCCAAACCTGATGTTCTTTTTCTCGATGAGCCTACCAACAACCTAGACCTTGAGGCGATCTCTTGGTTAGAAGAACAACTTATTCGTCATGAAGGAACGATGGTTGTTATCTCGCACGATAGACACTTCCTCAACTCCGTTGTCACCAATATCTTAGATGTTGATTTTAAGAAAATCCGTGAATTTACGGGTAACTATGATGAATGGTATATGGCAGCGAATTTGATTGCAAAACAGCAAGAGATGGACAGAGATAAAAAACTCAAAGAGAAAGAAGAGCTAGAAGCTTTCGTTCGTCGTTTCTCTGCTAATGCATCTAAAGCAAAACAAGCGACTTCACGCCAAAAAAGACTTGAAAAACTTGACATTGCAGACATCCAAACTTCTTCACGTAGAGACCCAAGTATCGTTTTTCGTATGGGACGTGACATCGGCAATGAAGTTTTAGAAGTTGAAGGCATTGAAAAAAGCTATGGTGATCAAAAAGTACTTCACAACATCAGTTTTAAAGTTGAAAAAGGCGAAAAGATTGCACTTATCGGACACAACGGTGTGGGTAAAACAACTCTGTGCAACATCCTTATGGAGCAACTCGCTTCCGATACAGGCACTGTTAAATGGGGTGCTACGATTATCCCAAGTTACTTCCCTCAAAATACAACCGATATGATTACGGGCGATTCTCAGCTGTTTGAGTGGTTGCAACAGTACGATGAGAAAAAAGATTTGGATGAAATTAGGAAGTGTTTAGGTCGTATGCTTTTCTCAGGCGAAGAGCAAAAGAAAAGTGTCTCTCAACTTAGCGGTGGCGAAAAACACCGTATGATGCTCTCTAAAATGATGCTTCAAAAAGGTAACTTCTTAGTGCTTGATGAGCCAGATAACCATCTTGACCTTGAAGCGATTATTGCTCTTGGAGAGGGTCTGTTTAAATTTGCAGGTAATGTCATTTGTGTTACTCACGATAGAGAGCTTATTGACGCGTTTGCAAACCGCATCATTGAGTTGCATCCTGATGGAACGATGATAGATTTTAAAGGTGATTATGAAGCCTTTAGAGAGACGTATGGCAGATAA
- a CDS encoding translation initiation factor, translated as MKPLERRMADNKPLFSIGSALDKEEGWRFEEEKSSSPSLEIKLPCKHFLVQKMEKRQGKPVSIVGPFFLEKEALAKLCSLLKKKLGSGGRCKEEWLEFQGECREKLKTLLVSEGFRFKG; from the coding sequence ATGAAGCCTTTAGAGAGACGTATGGCAGATAATAAGCCTCTCTTTTCCATTGGTTCTGCTTTAGACAAAGAAGAGGGATGGCGTTTTGAGGAAGAGAAGTCTTCCTCTCCTTCTTTGGAGATCAAACTTCCTTGTAAACATTTTTTAGTGCAAAAAATGGAAAAACGTCAAGGTAAGCCTGTTTCGATTGTCGGTCCTTTTTTTCTTGAAAAAGAAGCGCTTGCAAAACTTTGTTCACTTTTGAAAAAAAAGCTTGGTAGTGGTGGTAGATGTAAAGAGGAGTGGCTTGAGTTTCAAGGCGAATGCCGAGAAAAGCTTAAGACGCTTTTAGTGAGTGAAGGATTTCGATTTAAGGGATAA
- a CDS encoding AEC family transporter, whose product MSYVLGALLPICLIIVAGYAFKHASFPSVDFWPKMDKFTYYVLMPCLLVYELAVAKIDLTYTVNLVLTSLGGIFLILVILILLNMILHFENRAFTSIVQGGIRFNTYVLLALVNAIYGDKGLVLAAIVIAFAIPFINILCISVFAIFLRDGKFSLRSFFKTIVKNPLIGACVIGGLINASGIPMPLFILKSISIISHAALPMGLLSVGVGLELKYLKHAKKELVVSTVAKLILFPMIAYGLGLLFGLNGISLSIAIIFASMPTATSSHILARELGGDVSLMASITTLETLACVGTLFLIVPLL is encoded by the coding sequence ATGAGCTATGTACTAGGCGCTCTTTTACCTATTTGTTTGATTATCGTGGCAGGCTATGCGTTTAAGCATGCTAGTTTTCCTTCGGTTGATTTTTGGCCTAAAATGGACAAGTTCACCTACTATGTTTTAATGCCTTGTTTATTGGTCTATGAACTAGCAGTTGCTAAAATTGATTTGACTTATACGGTTAACCTTGTTCTGACATCTCTTGGCGGAATTTTTCTGATTTTAGTGATTTTAATCCTTCTTAACATGATTCTTCATTTTGAAAATAGGGCGTTTACCTCTATTGTTCAAGGAGGAATTCGTTTTAATACCTATGTTCTTTTAGCCTTGGTTAATGCTATTTATGGCGATAAAGGCTTAGTTTTAGCTGCCATTGTCATAGCCTTTGCTATTCCGTTTATCAATATTCTCTGTATTTCTGTTTTTGCAATTTTTTTACGCGATGGTAAATTTTCGTTACGCTCTTTTTTCAAAACAATTGTGAAAAATCCTTTGATTGGCGCTTGTGTTATTGGTGGACTTATCAATGCGAGTGGTATTCCAATGCCTCTTTTTATTTTAAAAAGCATCTCGATTATTAGCCATGCCGCTTTGCCTATGGGACTTTTATCGGTAGGCGTAGGGTTGGAGCTTAAATATTTGAAGCATGCTAAAAAAGAGTTGGTTGTCTCAACCGTTGCCAAGCTTATTTTATTCCCAATGATCGCCTATGGTTTAGGTCTTTTGTTTGGGCTTAATGGCATCAGCTTGAGCATCGCTATTATTTTTGCTTCGATGCCAACGGCTACTTCTTCGCATATTTTGGCACGTGAACTTGGAGGCGATGTCTCATTAATGGCTTCCATTACAACACTTGAGACATTAGCATGCGTGGGGACACTTTTTTTAATCGTTCCGCTTTTATAG
- a CDS encoding potassium channel family protein: MRENKILLFGFSRSAIEIGARLQAQGHAFICIDNDPTLLPKAKKLGFELLVADYSDDDTLLSLGIGEDVKFVFTLFEEDVQNVFLTLSIRSLDPKVEIIATTHTKDAIHKLEIAGASTILDPYQICGKRIYKLITQPEVMQVIDATIFGEEDINMEQITISAHSPLNGLMLQTCYPTQNYNMLLIGLHDKELKKEFIFSTEGHDHKLDAGDILVVVGKSAEIERFKMDFSL, encoded by the coding sequence ATGAGAGAAAACAAAATACTTCTTTTTGGATTTAGCCGTTCAGCCATTGAGATCGGCGCACGACTTCAAGCACAAGGGCACGCATTTATCTGTATCGATAATGATCCCACCTTACTTCCTAAGGCTAAAAAACTTGGATTTGAATTATTGGTGGCGGATTACAGCGATGATGATACACTGTTAAGTCTAGGTATTGGTGAAGATGTCAAATTTGTATTTACACTCTTTGAAGAAGATGTGCAAAATGTCTTTTTAACCCTTTCTATTCGTTCCTTAGACCCAAAAGTAGAGATTATTGCAACCACACATACCAAAGATGCGATTCATAAACTTGAAATTGCAGGAGCAAGTACCATTTTAGATCCCTATCAGATTTGTGGGAAAAGAATCTATAAACTCATTACGCAACCTGAAGTCATGCAAGTCATTGATGCTACGATTTTTGGAGAAGAAGACATTAATATGGAGCAGATCACCATTAGTGCGCACTCGCCTCTCAATGGACTTATGTTACAAACCTGCTATCCAACACAAAACTACAATATGCTTTTAATTGGTCTGCACGATAAAGAGCTCAAAAAAGAGTTTATCTTCAGTACCGAAGGGCATGACCATAAACTTGATGCTGGTGATATTTTAGTTGTGGTTGGTAAAAGTGCTGAGATAGAACGTTTTAAAATGGATTTTAGTCTATAA
- a CDS encoding potassium channel protein yields MGYITTLLVRFAYFLDASPKYHRSKEFCKALLEAQHSKLKFYFDIFMVLLVVFSVLFLLYEVKNPEGHAYLDMFVQFSLIVFVIEYLLRFWIYSDSHKIFLEHYEQATNNDLPFSLRRTLFAIVKKKLAYIFSPLAIIDLLAILPSYRPLRFLRIFLLFRIFKLFRYARSMKTFTEIITEKKFELFTLATFASFVIFTGSSAIYIFETHQNPKINTLFDAVYWAIVTMGTVGYGDIVPVTTEGMIVAMILIILGVAILAFLTSIIVSSFQSKLIELKESRIFADVEKLEDYIVICGYGRVGEVVAKMLHEDGYKLVIIDNDESKIKLAQQRGLIGIVADASKSRILGSLGVGKRAAQIICATNSDELNVFITLTARSLSKQIIIIARVIKNTHKKKYFLAGANYAFSADETIGVMGAQYIDQPISYAALDEMLTENTGVIFDIISIHEHSCFVNKPIGSLGLKEKRLLLFGVLRKEERTPFYFNPAANFELQSHDMLIIMGRKHHINVLRKLNDKRSIK; encoded by the coding sequence ATGGGCTATATTACGACCCTTCTTGTTCGATTTGCCTATTTTTTAGATGCATCCCCAAAGTATCATCGCTCAAAAGAATTTTGCAAGGCACTTTTAGAAGCACAACACTCTAAACTCAAATTCTATTTCGATATTTTCATGGTTCTGCTTGTTGTTTTTAGTGTTCTTTTCTTACTTTACGAAGTTAAAAATCCTGAGGGACATGCTTATCTTGATATGTTCGTTCAGTTTTCTTTGATTGTTTTTGTTATTGAATACTTACTTCGCTTTTGGATCTATTCAGATAGCCATAAAATATTCTTAGAACACTATGAACAAGCAACCAACAATGACTTACCTTTTTCACTCAGACGCACACTGTTTGCCATTGTAAAGAAAAAGTTAGCATACATTTTCTCTCCTCTGGCTATCATCGATCTTTTGGCTATTCTACCAAGTTACCGACCTTTACGTTTTTTAAGGATTTTTCTTCTCTTTAGGATTTTTAAACTCTTTCGCTATGCAAGGAGCATGAAAACATTTACGGAAATCATCACCGAAAAGAAATTTGAGCTCTTTACCTTAGCAACCTTTGCAAGTTTTGTCATTTTTACAGGAAGCTCTGCTATCTATATCTTTGAAACACACCAAAATCCTAAGATCAACACTCTTTTTGATGCTGTCTATTGGGCAATTGTAACGATGGGAACGGTTGGTTATGGCGACATTGTCCCTGTGACCACAGAGGGCATGATTGTCGCTATGATCCTCATTATTTTAGGTGTTGCCATTCTTGCCTTTTTAACATCCATCATTGTCTCCTCCTTTCAAAGCAAACTCATTGAACTTAAAGAGAGTCGCATTTTTGCTGATGTGGAAAAGCTTGAAGATTACATTGTTATTTGCGGTTACGGAAGAGTCGGCGAAGTGGTGGCTAAAATGCTCCATGAAGATGGCTATAAGCTTGTTATTATTGATAATGACGAATCAAAAATCAAACTCGCACAACAAAGAGGACTTATCGGCATTGTTGCAGATGCATCAAAAAGTAGAATCCTAGGCTCGCTGGGCGTGGGTAAACGCGCCGCACAGATTATTTGTGCAACCAACAGCGATGAACTTAATGTTTTTATCACACTAACAGCTCGAAGTTTAAGTAAGCAAATTATTATTATCGCTCGCGTCATTAAAAACACTCATAAAAAAAAGTATTTTTTAGCAGGCGCAAATTACGCTTTTAGCGCCGATGAAACAATTGGCGTCATGGGTGCTCAATATATTGATCAACCTATCTCTTATGCCGCTCTTGATGAAATGCTCACAGAGAATACCGGGGTTATATTTGACATTATCTCTATTCATGAGCACTCATGTTTTGTCAACAAGCCTATTGGATCACTAGGGCTTAAAGAGAAAAGACTACTTCTTTTTGGGGTGTTGCGCAAAGAAGAACGTACTCCTTTTTACTTCAATCCTGCTGCCAATTTTGAGCTTCAAAGCCACGATATGCTTATTATCATGGGAAGAAAACACCATATCAATGTCCTTCGCAAACTCAATGATAAAAGGAGTATAAAATGA
- a CDS encoding Rdx family protein, which yields MPRAFRVKDEILSAYPNAKTTLSPKTGGFFDVVVDDIVIFSKTEKIGTPIERFPEVGEIAALLKKAGY from the coding sequence ATGCCACGAGCTTTCCGTGTGAAAGATGAAATTTTAAGTGCCTATCCAAATGCCAAAACAACCCTTTCCCCAAAAACGGGCGGATTTTTTGATGTTGTCGTTGACGATATTGTTATTTTTTCCAAAACGGAAAAAATTGGCACACCCATAGAACGCTTTCCTGAAGTGGGAGAGATCGCTGCACTGCTGAAAAAAGCAGGTTATTAG
- a CDS encoding EAL and HDOD domain-containing protein — MSTYVGRQPIFDKEGVCFGYELLYRSCEINNVATFQDNAKATARVIVNLIHNIGLTPIIGHKMGYINVDETMLFSDAVLLLPKEYFGFEILEHTKVSLALYERVKYLHSLGYRFSLDDFDCSDLIIQHYEPLFPYTEMIKVDIQAIGIPQLEAAIHKLKKYNIPLLAEKIETHEEYEVCTKLDFLFFQGYFFEKPIILSGQKIEPNTINAIRLINCIQENNDVTYISNKFATCPDLVYNLLRHVNSGAYHFKQKITSIKQMVTLLGPQKILSWLGLFLYGEPHHRPFGDELFNNVKFRAKTMEELALACNKAELANKAFLTGSLSLIDAYLNISMEEFLANVHLDDEIKKALLTHEGFLGELLYIATQMNHSCDMETTIKALGHYPCFNAEQLYDACMNATLFVEETEHTKET, encoded by the coding sequence GTGAGTACCTACGTTGGTAGACAACCTATTTTTGATAAAGAGGGTGTATGCTTTGGGTATGAACTTCTTTACCGTTCCTGCGAAATTAACAATGTTGCGACATTTCAAGACAATGCCAAAGCGACCGCTCGCGTCATCGTTAACCTCATTCACAATATAGGTCTTACACCTATCATCGGACACAAGATGGGGTATATCAATGTTGATGAAACGATGCTGTTTAGCGATGCTGTTTTACTACTTCCAAAAGAGTATTTTGGCTTTGAAATCTTAGAGCACACTAAAGTCTCTTTAGCGCTGTATGAGCGCGTTAAATATTTACACTCTTTGGGCTATCGTTTCTCTCTTGATGATTTTGATTGCAGTGATTTGATAATACAACACTATGAACCACTTTTCCCTTACACTGAAATGATCAAAGTAGACATTCAAGCCATTGGAATTCCCCAGCTAGAAGCTGCCATTCATAAACTCAAAAAATATAATATCCCTCTTCTTGCTGAAAAAATTGAAACTCACGAAGAGTATGAAGTGTGTACTAAACTCGATTTTCTCTTTTTTCAAGGCTACTTTTTTGAGAAACCTATTATTTTGAGTGGCCAAAAGATTGAACCTAACACCATCAATGCGATTCGACTTATCAATTGCATTCAAGAAAACAACGATGTCACTTATATATCCAACAAATTTGCAACATGTCCTGATCTTGTCTATAACCTTTTACGCCATGTCAATTCTGGGGCTTACCATTTCAAACAAAAGATAACATCTATTAAACAGATGGTGACTCTTTTGGGACCGCAAAAAATTCTTTCATGGCTCGGGCTCTTTTTGTATGGAGAACCACACCATCGTCCTTTTGGAGATGAACTTTTTAATAATGTCAAATTTCGAGCCAAAACAATGGAAGAGTTAGCCCTTGCGTGCAATAAAGCTGAGCTTGCCAATAAAGCCTTTTTAACAGGAAGTCTCTCTTTAATTGACGCATACCTCAATATCTCAATGGAAGAATTTTTAGCTAATGTCCATCTGGATGATGAGATTAAAAAAGCCCTTCTCACCCATGAAGGATTTTTAGGTGAATTGCTCTATATTGCAACGCAGATGAATCATTCATGTGACATGGAAACGACCATTAAAGCACTTGGACATTACCCTTGCTTTAACGCCGAACAACTTTATGATGCCTGCATGAATGCAACCCTCTTTGTAGAAGAAACGGAACATACCAAAGAAACCTAA
- a CDS encoding M99 family carboxypeptidase catalytic domain-containing protein, with the protein MKKVFLGFCFLLSTYAFSANLHYSLIKKESGKEGSTLLIVGGIHGDEPGGYFAPMLLSRYYKIESGNLWIVPNLNFDSIVKNSRGINGDMNRKFAKIETKDKDFDTVSEVKKLILNPKVDLTLNLHDGQGFYRDKNIDKNFNQKAWGQATIIDQQQIPNAKYGNLADIATKVNQETNVGLIEDVHEFNVKNTNTKTQDKAMQQSLTFFSIQNNKPAFAIETSKNITNLSQKVFYQLKTIEKFMNVMNIKYSRSFDLTEENIKKLLHDEGMLEIPPTKIMLDLSTLKPYIKFFPMSKDKLVYSSNNPLIAVVKEKDEYKIMNGNILVSTLKPDFIEFEHSLNEVGLLIDGKKTTAKIGSLISAKNSFQIDPINGYRINIIGFSKQGVVSEGGIKVEPKDFVKTYAIDKDETTYMVHYYKDKKFCGMINIKFEDEKKSKK; encoded by the coding sequence ATGAAAAAAGTGTTCCTAGGTTTCTGTTTTTTACTCTCAACGTATGCGTTTAGCGCTAATTTACATTACTCTCTGATTAAGAAAGAGAGCGGCAAAGAGGGAAGTACCCTTTTAATTGTGGGAGGAATTCATGGTGATGAACCTGGAGGCTACTTTGCACCGATGCTTTTATCAAGGTATTACAAAATTGAAAGTGGTAACCTTTGGATCGTTCCAAACCTTAACTTTGACAGCATTGTCAAAAACTCTCGTGGCATCAATGGTGATATGAACCGTAAATTTGCCAAAATTGAAACCAAAGATAAAGATTTTGATACTGTTTCTGAGGTAAAAAAGCTTATTTTGAACCCTAAAGTAGATCTCACTTTGAACTTGCACGATGGTCAAGGCTTTTACCGAGATAAAAATATCGATAAAAACTTTAATCAAAAAGCCTGGGGACAAGCAACCATCATTGATCAGCAACAAATTCCTAATGCAAAATACGGAAATCTTGCAGATATTGCTACAAAAGTCAATCAAGAGACCAACGTTGGGCTGATTGAAGATGTGCATGAGTTTAACGTTAAAAATACCAATACAAAAACGCAAGACAAAGCGATGCAACAAAGCTTAACTTTCTTTTCCATCCAAAACAACAAGCCTGCTTTTGCGATTGAAACCAGTAAAAATATTACCAACCTTTCTCAAAAAGTCTTTTATCAACTCAAAACCATTGAAAAATTTATGAACGTGATGAATATTAAATATTCACGCTCATTTGATCTCACAGAAGAGAACATCAAAAAACTTCTTCACGATGAGGGTATGTTGGAAATTCCTCCTACCAAAATCATGTTAGATCTTTCAACGCTAAAACCTTATATTAAATTTTTTCCAATGAGTAAAGATAAATTAGTTTACAGCAGTAACAATCCTTTAATTGCAGTTGTTAAAGAGAAAGATGAATACAAAATCATGAATGGAAACATTCTTGTTTCTACGCTTAAACCTGATTTTATTGAGTTTGAACACTCTTTGAATGAAGTAGGACTCCTCATTGATGGAAAGAAAACAACAGCAAAAATTGGTTCACTGATTAGTGCTAAAAACAGTTTTCAAATTGACCCAATCAATGGCTACCGCATTAACATCATCGGTTTTTCAAAACAGGGTGTTGTGAGTGAAGGTGGTATTAAAGTTGAACCAAAAGATTTTGTTAAAACGTATGCAATTGATAAAGATGAAACCACATACATGGTACACTATTACAAAGATAAAAAGTTTTGTGGCATGATCAATATCAAGTTTGAAGATGAGAAAAAAAGTAAAAAATAG
- a CDS encoding HIT family protein, which translates to MSEKLYENEYFYIEKENALIPWVKIFTQHPYKELSDCDKETQEAILKAMLIVEETMRFYYNPKKINIAMFGNYVPHLHIHIMARFEEDSHFPESMWGIKQRESHLNLPSFENFVTILQDKLRS; encoded by the coding sequence ATGTCAGAAAAACTTTATGAAAATGAATACTTTTACATTGAAAAAGAAAATGCTCTCATTCCTTGGGTGAAAATCTTTACCCAGCATCCCTACAAAGAGCTCAGTGATTGCGATAAAGAAACGCAAGAAGCCATTTTAAAAGCCATGCTCATTGTTGAAGAAACAATGCGTTTTTACTATAACCCTAAAAAGATCAATATTGCGATGTTTGGTAACTATGTACCGCATCTTCATATCCATATCATGGCACGTTTTGAGGAAGATTCACACTTTCCTGAGTCCATGTGGGGAATCAAACAGCGCGAATCGCATCTTAATCTACCAAGTTTTGAAAATTTTGTTACCATACTACAAGATAAGTTACGCTCATAA